From a single Arachis hypogaea cultivar Tifrunner chromosome 3, arahy.Tifrunner.gnm2.J5K5, whole genome shotgun sequence genomic region:
- the LOC112736103 gene encoding cytochrome P450 81E8-like, translating into MAALHFIYYSLLSLALLVFTLNKILFRKTSSLNIPPCPPTIPIIGNLHHLKSPFHRSFHALSQTYGHIFSLWIGSQLVVVVSSQTLAQQCFTKYDIVLANRARNLVGKHLFYDCTSLGCSSYGDHWRNLRRIATTEILSTHRINSFAETRKDETLRVIKNLVEQTCTEFTRVKLRPWLSKISFNSMMRMISGKRYYGDDDSGNDVADTEEAMKFRETIAEILSLIGASKVVDFFPLLRWFDFDGLEKRLKRVNKSADKFLQGLIDEHRNGEHNKKTMIGNLLTQQKLQPQYYSDIIIKGLIQVPSIFV; encoded by the coding sequence ATGGCAGCATTGCACTTTATCTATTACTCCCTCCTCTCACTTGCTTTGTTGGTATTCACTCTCAATAAGATCTTGTTCAGAAAAACAAGCTCCTTGAACATTCCACCTTGTCCACCCACCATTCCGATAATCGGCAACCTCCACCACCTCAAGTCCCCATTCCACCGCTCCTTCCACGCCCTATCACAAACCTACGGCCACATTTTCTCCCTTTGGATTGGTTCACAGCTTGTTGTTGTTGTCTCCTCCCAAACCCTAGCTCAACAATGCTTCACCAAGTACGACATCGTTTTAGCCAACAGAGCCCGTAACCTCGTTGGAAAGCACCTCTTTTACGACTGCACCAGCTTGGGCTGCTCCTCCTACGGCGATCACTGGCGGAACCTTCGCCGCATTGCCACCACCGAGATCCTCTCCACGCATCGCATCAACTCCTTCGCGGAAACACGCAAAGATGAAACCCTGAGAGTCATAAAGAATTTGGTTGAGCAAACCTGCACGGAGTTCACTAGGGTTAAATTGAGGCCATGGCTTTCCAAGATCTCGTTCAACAGCATGATGAGAATGATCTCCGGGAAGAGGTACTACGGGGACGATGATAGCGGCAATGACGTGGCGGATACCGAGGAAGCCATGAAATTCAGGGAGACCATCGCGGAGATACTGTCGTTGATAGGTGCAAGCAAGGTGGTTGACTTTTTCCCGTTACTACGGTGGTTTGACTTCGACGGTTTGGAGAAAAGGCTGAAGAGGGTTAACAAGAGTGCCGATAAATTCTTGCAGGGTCTAATTGATGAGCACCGTAATGGGGAGCATAATAAGAAAACCATGATTGGGAATCTCCTAACTCAGCAAAAATTGCAGCCTCAGTACTACTCTGATATTATCATCAAAGGGCTTATTCAGGTACCATCTATATTCGTTTAg